One region of Cottoperca gobio chromosome 19, fCotGob3.1, whole genome shotgun sequence genomic DNA includes:
- the cd79b gene encoding B-cell antigen receptor complex-associated protein beta chain isoform X1 produces MCKICSYCCFYCHNVPQPSFVCSVAINPVVPITQKPRFYGVETKRNVGIYCLCSTKLQPARAEWYKVDKYDVDYQIKSQIKEGKKFVFHNISQNQNIFLFIRDVRVEDSGVYFCKIGNEWGPGTAVQVARPIDVPQALYRTKMKDGLIILQGLVLAVCIAAVLLRKRQLLEKRDIIYEEPETDHIYEGLAIETCGGDLYEELSPYAEAEGTEAPWE; encoded by the exons ATGTGTAAGATTTGCAGTTACTGCTGCTTTTACTGTCACAATGTCCCTCAACCTTCTTTTGTCTGCTCAGTGGCCATAAACCCTGTCGTGCCCATCACCCAGAAGCCCCGGTTCTATGGTGTGGAAACCAAACGCAATGTGGGCATTTACTGTCTGTGCTCCACGAAACTCCAGCCAGCCAGGGCCGAGTGGTACAAGGTCGATAAGTACGACGTCGATTATCAAATCAAAAGCCAgataaaggaaggaaaaaagttTGTCTTTCACAACATCAGCCAGAACCAAAACATCTTTCTCTTCATCCGTGATGTGCGCGTAGAAGACAGCGGAGTGTACTTCTGCAAGATAGGAAATGAATGGGGACCTGGGACTGCAGTTCAAGTAGCCA GACCCATTGACGTTCCCCAGGCACTGTACAGGACCAAGATGAAGGACGGTCTCATTATCCTCCAGGGCCTGGTGTTGGCTGTGTGTATTGCTGCTGTACTGCTACGCAAACGGCAACTG TTGGAAAAGAGGGACATTATATATGAGGAGCCTGAAACTGATCACATCTATGAG GGCTTGGCGATCGAGACGTGTGGAGGAGATCTGTACGAGGAACTCTCGCCGTACGCCGAGGCTGAAGGAACTGAGGCCCCATGGGAGTGa
- the cd79b gene encoding B-cell antigen receptor complex-associated protein beta chain isoform X2 codes for MRWLLAGCCGLALINISVAINPVVPITQKPRFYGVETKRNVGIYCLCSTKLQPARAEWYKVDKYDVDYQIKSQIKEGKKFVFHNISQNQNIFLFIRDVRVEDSGVYFCKIGNEWGPGTAVQVARPIDVPQALYRTKMKDGLIILQGLVLAVCIAAVLLRKRQLLEKRDIIYEEPETDHIYEGLAIETCGGDLYEELSPYAEAEGTEAPWE; via the exons ATGCGCTGGTTGCTGGCTGGATGCTGTGGGCTTGCTTTGATCAATATCTCAG TGGCCATAAACCCTGTCGTGCCCATCACCCAGAAGCCCCGGTTCTATGGTGTGGAAACCAAACGCAATGTGGGCATTTACTGTCTGTGCTCCACGAAACTCCAGCCAGCCAGGGCCGAGTGGTACAAGGTCGATAAGTACGACGTCGATTATCAAATCAAAAGCCAgataaaggaaggaaaaaagttTGTCTTTCACAACATCAGCCAGAACCAAAACATCTTTCTCTTCATCCGTGATGTGCGCGTAGAAGACAGCGGAGTGTACTTCTGCAAGATAGGAAATGAATGGGGACCTGGGACTGCAGTTCAAGTAGCCA GACCCATTGACGTTCCCCAGGCACTGTACAGGACCAAGATGAAGGACGGTCTCATTATCCTCCAGGGCCTGGTGTTGGCTGTGTGTATTGCTGCTGTACTGCTACGCAAACGGCAACTG TTGGAAAAGAGGGACATTATATATGAGGAGCCTGAAACTGATCACATCTATGAG GGCTTGGCGATCGAGACGTGTGGAGGAGATCTGTACGAGGAACTCTCGCCGTACGCCGAGGCTGAAGGAACTGAGGCCCCATGGGAGTGa
- the scn4aa gene encoding LOW QUALITY PROTEIN: sodium channel protein type 4 subunit alpha A (The sequence of the model RefSeq protein was modified relative to this genomic sequence to represent the inferred CDS: deleted 1 base in 1 codon) codes for MAPLLPPRVTYALHPFTRELLAEIEKLKEERKKATEVEVQAEDQPTAPNANMEAGKSLPMIYGNPPPEMLNTPLEDLDPFYKAQNSTFIVISNGNTIFRFNAEPACYLLSPCSLVRRGSIKILIHSLFSMFIMLTILSNCVFMTMSNPPAWSKTVEYVFTGIYTFEATVKVLSRGFCVGSFTFLRDPWNWLDFMVISMAYVTEFVDLGNVSALRTFRVLRALKTITVIPGLKTIVAALIQSVKKMVDVMILTVFALAVFALIGLQLFMGNLRQKCVRWPIETNETAFEFFNNTATFNDTLSFNNTMGFNNTTYSNSSFNFIEYMENSDNHYYLEGSLDALLCGNSSDAGKCPEGYTCMKAGNNPNYGYTSFDSFGWAFLALFRLMTQDYWENLFQLILRAAGKTYMLFFVVIIFLGSFYLINLILAVVAMAYDEQNQATQREAIEKEEEFQRLLAQLKNQEAEALDLGSRVTLTSKKSLSHHTISELADDERSLERDEIIKDCNGRIIPRLLIRAPTMVKSPSDYELEEKSLGSVHSMLHLDEPRLTQRSASALSVLTAAAMEELEEGQRPCPPGWYKFADRFLKWDCFPQWVFFKKWVLFVVMDPFVDLGITICIVLNTLFMAMEHYPMTPEFEHMLSVGNLVFTGIFTAEMFLKLIAMDPYYYFQVGWNIFDSIIVTLSLVELGLADVQGLSVLRSFRLLRVFKLAKSWPTLNMLIKIIGNSVGALGNLTLVLAIIVFIFAVVGMQLFGKNYNECVCKISTECTLPRWHMNDFFHSFLIVFRILCGEWIETMWDCMEVAGTGMCLIVFMMVMVIGNLVVLNLFLALLLSSFSGDNLSTEDDGEMNNLQIAIGRITRGVDWFKRSLFDPCKQILNRKSKEPEESPTDDEDPKTEGIEMNHLYSSQNFKTADGIPNCVVAVTGFIVDGELSLNVPIAHGESDFENLDEDKAEDDADSDDSVISDEKHNPHYLENLGDESNLLGNVKLMGAFNDGDSSVCSTVDYQPPEPEPAEEEEEEPEPVEPEACFTDNCVERWPCLTVDITKGRGKKWWNLRRTCFTIVEHDWFETFIIFMILLSSGALAFEDIYIERRRTIKIILEFADKIFTYVFIIEMILKWVAYGFKTYFTNAWCWLDFFIVDISLISLAANLMGYSDLGPIKSLRTLRALRPLRALSRFEGMRVVVNALVGAIPSIFNVLLVCLIFWLIFSIMGVNLFAGKFYRCINTTTEELFPMSEVNNKSDCMAIKEATQEARWVNVKVNYDNVGQGYLSLLQVSTFKGWMDIMYAAVDSREVEEQPSYEINLYMYIYFVIFIIFGSFFTLNLFIGVIIDNFNQQKKKGDKDLFMTEEQKKYYEAMKKLGSKKPQKPIPRPTNLIQGLVFDFISQQFFDIFIMVLICLNMVTMMVETDNQSAEKEDFLFKVNVAFIIVFTGECVLKLFALRQYFFTNGWNVFDFVVVILSIAGTMLSDIIEKYFVSPTLFRVIRLARIGRILRLIKGAKGIRTLLFALMMSLPALFNIGLLLFLIMFIFSIFGMSNFAYVKKEAGIDDIFNFETFGGSIICLFEITTSAGWDALLLPMLNKEFPDCDPDFENPGTDVTGNCGNPLMSMIFFCGYIIVSFLVVVNMYIAIILENFNVAQEESGDALCEDDFEMFNETWEKFDVDGTQFIEYSRLSDFCDALQQPLKVAKPNRLPLMEMDLPLVIGDRIHCLDVLLAVTQMVLGDTVEMAAMRLSIEAKFLLSNPTSDSFAPITTTMRHKEEQMAAVVVQRAYRKHLLKRCICHAAFMHRCKRMGRKDEGADPLEKEGMLARRMGVLYGSNVYLAEEMEQADLESLANQQPPNPETLSHGTEAQCDSESSVPNIMVVPVEITNEVLLHSAPNPHIFNLHANLRETIV; via the exons ATGGCGCCCCTGCTCCCTCCCCGAGTCACCTATGCGCTCCACCCCTTCACCCGGGAATTGCTGGCGGAGATCGAGAAGCtcaaggaggaaagaaaaaaggctaCAGAAGTAGAAGTACAGGCGGAGGATCAGCCAACGGCCCCAAACGCTAATATGGAGGCGGGCAAGAGTCTGCCCATGATCTACGGAAACCCTCCTCCAGAGATGCTCAACACACCTCTGGAGGACCTGGACCCCTTCTACAAAGCACAAAACTCG acATTCATTGTGATCAGCAATGGAAACACAATCTTCAGGTTCAACGCTGAGCCGGCTTGCTACCTTCTGAGCCCCTGTAGTTTGGTTAGAAGAGGATCCATCAAAATTCTCATACATTC ATTATTTAGCATGTTCATCATGCTCACGATTCTATCAAATTGTGTATTCATGACGATGAGCAACCCACCAGCATGGAGTAAAACTGTTGA GTATGTTTTTACTGGCATCTATACATTTGAAGCAACAGTCAAAGTGTTGTCAAGAGGTTTCTGTGTTGGATCTTTTACATTCCTTCGAGATCCATGGAATTGGCTGGATTTCATGGTGATCAGCATGGC ATATGTCACTGAGTTTGTTGACCTTGGCAACGTGTCAGCCCTCAGGACATTTCGAGTACTCCGAGCCCTCAAAACAATTACTGTGATTCCTG GTTTGAAAACCATTGTGGCTGCTTTGATCCAGTCAGTGAAGAAAATGGTGGACGTCATGATTCTGACCGTCTTTGCCCTCGCTGTTTTTGCCCTCATTGGTCTTCAACTCTTTATGGGAAATCTGCGTCAGAAATGTGTGCGATGGCCCATCGAAACAAATGAAACTGCATTTGAATTTTTTAACAACACCGCCACATTTAACGACACCTTATCCTTCAACAACACCATGGGCTTCAACAATACAACATATTCCAACAGTTCCTTCAATTTCATTGAATATATGGAAAACTCAG ATAATCACTATTATTTGGAAGGCAGCCTTGATGCTCTACTTTGTGGAAACAGCTCTGATGCTGG AAAGTGCCCAGAAGGATACACTTGCATGAAAGCTGGGAATAACCCCAACTATGGCTACACCAGTTTTGATTCTTTTGGCTGGGCCTTCCTGGCCCTCTTCAGACTCATGACCCAGGACTACTGGGAGAACCTTTTCCAGCTG ATCCTGCGGGCGGCTGGTAAGACATACATGCTGTTCTTTGTGGTGATTATCTTTCTGGGCTCCTTctacctcatcaacctcatctTGGCGGTGGTAGCTATGGCTTATGACGAACAGAATCAGGCAACTCAGCGAGAGGCcatagagaaagaggaagaattCCAGCGGCTACTAGCGCAACTCAAGAATCAGGAAGCG GAGGCTCTAGATCTCGGGAGCCGAGTCACACTAACTAGTAAGAAGTCGCTCAGTCATCACACCATATCTGAGTTGGCAGATGATGAACGAAGCCTTGAACGTGATGAAATTATCAAAGATTGTAACGGGAGAATCATTCCCCGTCTGTTAATTAGAGCGCCCACCATGGTCAAG TCTCCTTCAGATTACGAACTCGAAGAGAAGTCATTAGGCTCTGTGCACAGCATGCTTCATCTGGACGAACCACGCCTGACACAGAGGTCTGCTAGTGCTCTGTCTGTGCTCACTGCAGCTGCTATGGAAG AGTTGGAGGAGGGTCAGAGGCCGTGTCCACCCGGCTGGTACAAGTTTGCGGACAGGTTCCTGAAGTGGGACTGCTTCCCGCAATGGGTGTTCTTTAAAAAGTGGGTGCTCTTTGTGGTGATGGACCCTTTTGTTGACTTGGGCATCACCATCTGTATTGTGCTCAACACCCTCTTCATGGCCATGGAGCACTACCCCATGACCCCAGAGTTTGAACACATGCTCTCAGTTGGGAATCTG GTTTTCACTGGGATCTTCACAGCGGAGATGTTCTTGAAGCTGATTGCCATGGATCCCTACTATTACTTTCAAGTTGGCTGGAATATTTTCGACAGCATCATCGTCACTCTCAGTCTGGTGGAGTTGGGTCTCGCCGATGTCCAAGGGCTGTCTGTCCTCAGGTCCTTCCGTCTG CTTCGTGTCTTCAAACTAGCAAAGTCCTGGCCCACGCTCAACATGCTGATCAAGATTATCGGTAACTCAGTTGGAGCTTTAGGAAACCTGACTTTGGTGCTGGCCATCATTGTCTTCATCTTTGCTGTGGTGGGTATGCAGCTCTTTGGCAAGAACTACAATGAATGCGTGTGCAAGATCTCCACAGAGTGCACGCTGCCGCGCTGGCACATGAACGACTTCTTCCACTCGTTCCTCATCGTGTTCCGCATCCTGTGTGGAGAGTGGATCGAGACCATGTGGGACTGCATGGAGGTGGCCGGAACTGGAATGTGTTTAATTGTCTTCATGATGGTCATGGTCATTGGAAATCTAGTG GTGCTGAACCTCTTCCTAGCCTTGCTGCTCAGCTCGTTCAGCGGAGACAACCTCTCCACGGAGGACGACGGAGAGATGAACAATCTCCAGATTGCCATTGGCAGGATCACACGAGGCGTCGACTGGTTC AAGCGTTCATTGTTCGATCCGTGCAAGCAGATTCTCAACAGAAAGTCCAAGGAGCCTGAGGAGAGTCCGACGGACGACGAGGACCCTAAAACGGAGGGAATTGAAATGAACCACTTGTACTCCAGTCAGAATTTCAAAACAGCTGATGGTATACCTAATTGTGTGGTTGCTGTTACTGGATTTATTGTGGATGGAGAGCTCAGTCTCAATGTGCCAATCGCTCATGGAGAGTCAGACTTTGAAAACCTGGATGAGGATAAGGCTGAGGATGATGCTGACTCAGATGACTCAGTGATTTCAGATGAGAAACATAACCCACATTACTTG GAAAACTTAGGAGATGAAAGTAATTTGCTGGGAAATGTCAAA CTGATGGGTGCTTTCAATGATGGGGATTCTTCAGTGTGTAGCACAGTGGACTATCAACCGCCTGAGCCTGAGccagcagaagaggaagaggaagagccgGAACCCGTGGAGCCGGAGGCCTGCTTCACTGACA ACTGTGTGGAGCGCTGGCCGTGTCTGACTGTGGACATCACAAAAGGTAGAGGCAAGAAATGGTGGAACCTCCGTAGGACTTGCTTCACTATTGTGGAGCATGACTGGTTTGAAACCTTCATAATCTTTATGATCCTCCTCAGCAGCGGAGCTCTG GCCTTTGAAGACATATACATAGAAAGACGCCGAACCATCAAAATTATTCTGGAGTTCGCTGACAAAATATTCACCTACGTCTTTATCATTGAGATGATCCTTAAATGGGTCGCATACGGCTTCAAGACCTACTTCACCAACGCCTGGTGTTGGTTAGACTTTTTCATTGTAGAT ATTTCCCTGATTAGTTTAGCCGCCAACTTGATGGGATACTCTGACCTTGGACCAATCAAATCCCTCAGGACTCTCAGGGCGCTGAGGCCTCTTCGAGCGCTGTCAAGATTTGAAGGGATGAGG GTGGTTGTGAACGCTCTCGTTGGAGCGATTCCCTCCATCTTCAACgtgctgctggtgtgtctgATCTTCTGGCTCATCTTCAGCATCATGGGAGTTAACCTGTTTGCTGGGAAGTTCTACCGCTGCATCAACACCACCACAGAGGAGCTGTTCCCCATGTCGGAAGTCAACAACAAGAGCGACTGCATGGCCATCAAAGAGGCCACGCAGGAGGCCCGCTGGGTCAATGTCAAGGTCAACTATGACAATGTAGGACAAGGCTACCTGTCACTGCTTCAAGTG TCAACTTTTAAAGGATGGATGGACATCATGTATGCTGCGGTTGACTCAAGAGAG GTAGAGGAGCAGCCTTCTTATGAGATCAACCTCtacatgtacatttactttgtcatcttcatcatcttcggCTCTTTCTTCACACTCAACCTCTTCATTGGTGTCATTATTGACAATTTCaaccaacaaaagaaaaag GGAGATAAAGACCTCTTTATGACTGAGGAACAAAAAAAGTACTACGAGGCCATGAAGAAACTTGGTTCCAAGAAGCCGCAGAAGCCGATTCCACGTCCAACA AACCTAATCCAGGGACTGGTGTTTGACTTCATCAGTCAGCAGTTCTTTGACATCTTCATCATGGTGCTCATCTGCCTCAACATGGTGACCATGATGGTGGAGACGGACAATCAAAGCGCAGAGAAGGAAGATTTCCTCTTTAAAGTAAATGTGGCTTTCATTATCGTCTTCACCGGAGAGTGTGTGTTGAAGCTCTTTGCCCTGCGACAATACTTCTTCACCAACGGATGGAACGTTTTTGACTTTGTTGTGGTCATCTTGTCCATAGCTG GTACAATGCTCTCAGACATAATCGAGAAGTACTTTGTGTCACCAACTCTGTTCAGAGTGATCAGACTGGCCAGAATAGGCAGGATTCTGCGTCTTATTAAAGGAGCCAAGGGCATTCGGACGCTTCTTTTCGCTCTAATGATGTCACTTCCCGCCCTATTCAACATTGGCCTTCTGCTCTTCCTCATTATGTTCATCTTCTCCATATTTGGCATGTCAAACTTTGCTTATGTCAAAAAGGAGGCTGGAATCGatgatatatttaattttgaGACGTTTGGTGGCAGCATTATCTGTTTGTTTGAGATCACGACGTCCGCCGGCTGGGATGCGCTTTTACTTCCAATGCTGAACAAAGAGTTCCCAGACTGTGATCCAGACTTCGAGAACCCAGGCACGGATGTAACGGGCAACTGTGGCAATCCGCTCATGAGCATGATATTCTTCTGCGGCTACATCATCGTCTCATTCTTAGTGGTGGTCAACATGTATATTGCTATCATCTTGGAGAACTTCAATGTGGCGCAGGAGGAGAGTGGCGACGCACTCTGTGAGGACGACTTTGAGATGTTCAATGAGACTTGGGAGAAGTTTGACGTAGACGGAACTCAGTTCATTGAGTATAGCCGGCTCTCAGATTTCTGTGATGCCTTGCAGCAGCCGCTGAAGGTTGCCAAGCCCAACCGGCTTCCCCTGATGGAAATGGATCTGCCTCTGGTCATCGGGGACAGGATCCACTGCCTGGATGTCTTGTTGGCCGTCACACAGATGGTCTTGGGAGACACGGTGGAAATGGCGGCAATGAGGTTAAGCATTGAGGCCAAGTTCCTCCTGAGCAACCCCACCTCCGACTCCTTTGCGCCGATTACCACGACAATGCGCCACAAAGAAGAGCAGATGGCTGCTGTAGTCGTTCAGAGGGCTTACCGCAAGCACCTGCTGAAACGTTGCATATGCCACGCCGCTTTTATGCATCGCTGTAAGAGGATGGGTAGAAAAGACGAAGGTGCAGATCCACTAGAGAAAGAGGGCATGCTCGCACGAAGGATGGGGGTGCTCTATGGGAGCAACGTGTACCTTGCAGAGGAGATGGAGCAGGCGGATTTAGAAAGTCTAGCAAACCAACAGCCTCCTAATCCTGAGACATTGTCACATGGCACAGAGGCCCAATGTGATTCTGAATCCTCCGTGCCAAATATCATGGTTGTACCTGTAGAAATTACTAATGAGGTTTTATTACATTCTGCCCCCAACCCACACATCTTTAACCTCCATGCAAATCTGAGAGAGACAATTGTATAA